In Candidatus Binatia bacterium, the sequence TAATCTACAACATAACGTTCCAGCCCTGTCCCTCGCCAAAACTCCATCCGCGCCTTTGAATCTCTCACCGTTCCCGGTGGTGACAAAAAATGTCACCTCCCGCATATGGGGCCCTGGCGAGGCGCACGCGAATTCTCGGGACCCACAGGATCCCCACGTCGGGTTGGCGGCCGAGATCGTGCGGATCAGGTCCCGGATCTCCTGGGCGACGGGCGGACGGCCGAGCTGGCGCTGGCGGCTCAAGCGCATCCAATGGTCTCGGAAGCGTTGGCGCTGCCACGCGATCACGGTGCGGGGTTGCACCATGACCAGGGCCGCTCGCCACCCGGCCCACCTTCGGGAGAGCCACGCCCAGAGGAGACGATCGGCGGCTCCGAGCTGCGGGCGGCGCCCGGCTCGTTGGTAGACCGTGAGTTGGTGACGTAGAGCGAGGACTTCGATCTGCAACGCCATCCGGGAGCGGAAGAGGAAGACGACGCTTTGTGCCACCGCAGTCGCAACGGCTCGCATGGGCGCCGTCCTTATCGTGGCCCGCGGGCGTATTCAATGCTGAGATTGCTCGCCGAGCGTGGTCGCGATTATCCTTGCGATTACGTGATGATCGAGTTTTCGGGACCCACAGGGAAGCGGAGTATCGGAGTTTGGACCGGTCCTTTCACTGAAAAAGGGGATAAGTCCAATTTCGCGTACACGCTATGCCACGTGCCGCGCGCATCGCTCCCGGAGGGATGGTTTTACACGTCCTCAACCGCGCCAACCAACGCGGCATCCTCTTTGAGCGGCCCGCCGACTGCGACGCATTCGAACGGGTTATCGGGCGCACGCTCGAATGCGTGCCCAGAAACCGCCTATGCTTGAAGCCCAGCCTGCGAAATTGGACGTATCCCCTTTTCCTTCAAGCAGGCGACGAGATCAGTCCGCATCGGGCGTCTCGGGGCGGCGCAGCATCTTCGCGACCTCGTTGATGTGATTCTCCTCACCGGCGACCATGGTGCGCGCATACTCCTCGAGCGCAACGCTGCCGTCTTTCACGAGATCGAGGAGTTTGCGATACATGGCAGCGGCTTCTTTCTCGTGTTCCATTGCCTCGCGCAAGATCTGATCGATATCGTGGTGGTGGGTCTCAAGCAGCTTGCCAATCGCGAGCGACGGATGACCACCAAGCGCCGTGATGTGCTCGCCCGCTCCGGCCGCATGCTGCAGCGATTCATTTGCCTGGTCGCGCATCCACCTCACGATCGGGAGCCGCGAGTAACCGAAGATCATGAACGAGTAGTGCATGTAGCGTACGACCCCGGCCAACCCCTCGTGTTCCAGGATCGAGTTCAAAGTGTCGATGACGCGGTCTTCCGTGTGCTGTCGTCTTGTCGCCATAAGAACCTCCTCTCCAGTAAGGACGCAAACGGTACTGCAGCCGATATTTCCCAGATGGACCTATACCAGTCTGTCTCGGGACCCCAATAGCCCATTTCGGAAGGCTGGGGCAATCATTTCCTCGTACTGGAGGTCGCCCCCGTGGGTCGGAGTGGCCTACGATCGCCCTCGCAGCGCGCCTCATGAGCTGACGCGGACAGTCGCTGCCTCTGCGTTCAGATCAGATCGGCACATCGTGGGAGGCGCTCTCGGAGGTGGTGCGCCGACGCTTGTCGTAGATTTGAGTGGCGCGGAAGTCATGGGACGTGATCATCTGCGACTGGGCGATGCCGCAGTTCAGCGGTCCGGCCGCCTTGGCGCTTCTTCAGTAACGTCAGGTTGACGTGCCCATCATCATTTTGTCCCAGGTCGGGGAGGCGCGATGTCGCCGCGTATTTCTGCCCGTACTCTGGGCGAGAACATCTTCGACCCAGCTCAGGCCCGCCATTGTGGCGGGAAACCCGAGGGTGGACATTGCCTGGAGCGCGGCATGGCGGATATCCTCTCGGCTTGCACCGGCGGCAAGGGCGCGGCGGACATGTGAATGCACGCCGCCTTCGAGCCCTGCACCCAGGGCGAC encodes:
- a CDS encoding carboxymuconolactone decarboxylase family protein, which gives rise to MRNFAANVAPRGALWRRMLDEKMRELVKLGVALGAGLEGGVHSHVRRALAAGASREDIRHAALQAMSTLGFPATMAGLSWVEDVLAQSTGRNTRRHRASPTWDKMMMGTST
- a CDS encoding ferritin-like domain-containing protein — translated: MATRRQHTEDRVIDTLNSILEHEGLAGVVRYMHYSFMIFGYSRLPIVRWMRDQANESLQHAAGAGEHITALGGHPSLAIGKLLETHHHDIDQILREAMEHEKEAAAMYRKLLDLVKDGSVALEEYARTMVAGEENHINEVAKMLRRPETPDAD